The following DNA comes from Triticum aestivum cultivar Chinese Spring chromosome 3D, IWGSC CS RefSeq v2.1, whole genome shotgun sequence.
TACTCACCAAAGGCCAACAAATCAGTTGATAATTGCATCTTGTGGTTGTATCTAGCTTATTTTATCTACCACATTCTAAGGAGCACCCAAGCAAAGGACAAACAAAAGCCCCATAAAAAATACAGTACACAGTTTAATACTGCTGATaccaatctactccctccgttcggaattactcgtccaagaaatgaatgtatctagatgtattttagttgtagatacatccatttttatctatttttgtgacaagtaattccgaacggagggagtaatacttaGAGTATTACCATTTCCACCCGCTGACTGAGACTGATCCCCTGAAGATGAAATGAAGATGCCCTGGAGAAGTATACATTGGTCAAACAAAAGGGATGGATGTTTAACCCAAGAAACTTCCGATGAATCCTGTATGGAACTGTAGAGCATATACCTGTTGACGAGCACGCTGAAGCTCTTGCTCTAGTTGAGTAAGTTTCAATCTGCTACTCTCCAGGTTTTGGATATATGCCTGACAAAGCCAAATGGTGAAATAATGCAAATAGTTCTCCCAAGTGGCTCAGTGGAACATACATAGAAGAAAACGGGGAAATAGGTAGGGTTAAGATGATAACAATAAAGTTTGCCAACCAAATCTACCACTGAAGCAAAATCATGTGTTAGGCCCACAAAGATTGCCTAGCACAAATCCATGCTACAGTAGTTCTAAAGCTTTAGGGTGAAATGATACAGCATACACTGTTTAAACAAACTACCATGCTACCACAGAGTGCGAGCACATCACAAATGGAATCTAGTATGAGTGCACATTTCAAGAATATACAAGCTCACCTTCTTTCTTAAACGGCTTTTCCTAGCAGCTTCACGGTTTTGGGCGAGACGGCGAAGTGACTGTTGGTAACGAAACTTGTCTTTAAACAGTGGATCATCATTTGACCAAAGCATCAGATATGTAGTGTTAACTGTACCTTATGATCCAATTTGTCCCTTGATTTGTCACTAGAATCAGAAGCAGTGGGGGCAGCAAGCTGTCCTTGTTCAAACTGTTAAGCAGATAATCATTAAACCAATATGCTTTGGTATAAGATGATCGCTCATACTAAAACTATAAACATAAATAGAATTAGGAAAAACCCGCTAAAGTATTTGTCAGCAACTGTGTCAATGAGAATTAAATTCAATTAGTTATAGGCAACTAGACTGTCATGtgtgaagataatggtgctactacTTGAAATGGCATTAAGATATGATACCATCCTGGATACACATAGGACCTTTTTCCTCTCTCTGACACATATTATTAAGAAGTATGTGGAAATAACACAAATGTCCAAACAGACTCAAACAAAAGGATAGGAAACCAAAAACAGGAACAAGGTATCTAACTAACGCCACCAAAGGACCTTAACACTAACAAATCATTCAAGATCTTAAACCATGTGTACACGTACATAATACTGAAATTTGAAAGACTTTTAGGAAATTCATACGGCTCTTTAATTGCAAGGAAACAAACATTTTGGAAACAAAATTTTGATCTCCAAAACCTGAGAGTATGAAAAGTTCAATATCGAGTGTGCAATCACAATGAGACGGTCTGACAAAAAATTGAGCTGAGAATAGTAGGTACCATTTGGTTCCGCTCATCAATGTCTATATCCAGATCCGTTGATGTATCAGTCCTAGGACTTGTATCAGCCATACTTGACTCTCCCCAGTTATCATTGTTATGAGTTCTTAAAGCTACTAGATTTGGTTGCACTCCCTTTTGCTGTAGTAGTGCCTGAGGATCAACTGCTGttactgctgctgctgccgccgctgtaGTAGCTAGATCAGTCGGAGAAATGGACTGCAATTTGGGGTGCAAAAACTGCATCAATTCCTAATGTAGATGGAATAACACTTAATAATTGGGGCTCTGACTTGTCACTGGTACCTTTCCGTAATTTCCAAACTGAAGGGGTTCACTGGTATATGCATGTGTATTTGGCTTCAGATTGAACAAATTATCTGAACATCAGCAAACAAAGGAGAAACCAGTAAGCTTTAGTAATCATGAATATCGATGTGCTACTCACTGAAATCTACATGAATTTGTAAAATCTTCAGAAGCAGAAAAGCACGCAGGGATCCATGATTGAAATGAGTGGAGGAGGGTAAGTTTCTAGGACGACTGACTGAGAAAAGGGCGACATACTTGTGCTGAAATTAGCAAGATCTTCTATTCTGAATCCCGCAGAGTGCGCGAGCGCCCCGAAATCAGCGACTCGGGAAGGCTGCATGATGTTCACATCCGTTGGGCTGCAAGAAATTTTCACCACAGTTAAACAAAGCTCATTTcttattcttgtcttccatatcacATACTACATCCTATGCCCATCCCATACTGTCCATTCAGTAATTGCCATGATGCATTCTatatgtttattttattttttcctttggaAGAATCACCCTGCAATTCAATTGCATCGGTCGCAGACTTATGTATCTGCACCAACCATCAAGAGGGACCGCTGGAACGTGTGATAAATATATTTGGTTCTGGTCCACAAACGCGTAGCATagtttcttcaaaaaaaaatctgAAGATCATGACagacccccaccccaccccaccccgcccCCTACACACACAATGTATTACACTCCTAACACGTAGTACTACTTTGTTCAAATTATTACCCCATGGGTTTAACCCCAAACGTGCATGCCCAACCAGCATGTGTTCTGCCTTTTTCTGAAGATCTGGACCTACCAGAGCACCACTGATTCCCAGAGATCAGTGATGAGCCCCCTGGAGAGTTAATGATGCACGCCCAAACGAATCAATGATACCTCcccaggcagcagcagcagcagcgagagAGAGCGAGGCCTCGCGGCAATCATTGCTCCTTCTTCTCCCTCCCGAGACACACGAGCAGCAGCAACCAAATCCctgttactactactactagtgCTAGCAAAGCTGCTCCGCCCCTCTAATCATCACGGCACTCGAGCTAAAGGTCGCCACACTTGACACTCCACATCGACAAGAGCTAATCAGAGGGGAAAAGCGGCCCGCTTTTCCTTCCCGTCCTGGAAAGGAGGAGCAATCAGCGGCGCCCCGGCGCCATGATCAATTAAGTAGTCGGCAATCAGGGCTCGTAATCGCAGTGGAGCGCAGGAAAGCGAGTGAGACAACACGGAGACGGAGCATGCAGAAATGAGCGAGCAAGCAAATGGGACAAGGAAGAACTGGAGATGGGGTTggtcgcgggtggcggcgcggggactTACATGGTGTGCTGAGGAGCCCCGAAGCCCGGCATCGGCCCGCGCGGGTCTCCCGCtggtgccgccgccgccggtcctcctcctcctcctcgcctacTCTCCATCCGCCACCATCAACCGCCGTGCACCCCCGGTGCTGCTTCCTGGCGCATCACCCCGCCTCACCAACCTGCGGAAGAGGAAGAAGCAAGGGATTCTTTCTCCGAAGCCGCCGCTGTCACCAACAGAAGCGAATCAAGAACGggcagaggaagaagaacaagCTTGCTAGGATCTCTGAATGTCCTGACACTCTGATCAGTTGAGCAAGTAGCAGCAGTAACCTGACGGGACGGGGCTGCGAGGTGGTGGTAGTGGCCTCGTGTGGGTGAAGCCGTGAAGGGGGAGGAGGAAATGAGAGGAGGGACGGTGGAAGCTGGGAGAGTCCTCCACCGGCGACAGTGgcacaagggagggagggaggggggagagCTTAGCTTAGCGATGCAGCGCCTCGAATTCCGGCCAATATTTTTATGATGGCTTCTTGGTTTTGCGAGTCCCGCTAGAGGAGGAGTGACGTTTGGACCATAGCAATCTCTAGGCGGGAGTCATCCTCTGCCTCTGCACCACAGTGGGCTACTGTGAGGCAGTCAAGCCTCATCACTCACTATGCCTGCCTGCCTGCTTAAGAATTTCCAAATGTATGTAAAATTTGCATGGTCGCTTCAGGGCAACTATTTGAGATACTGTTGAATCATTTGAGGATGATGAGAGGTAAAAAGAAGATGGTTTTACCCCGCAAAAAAGGTGTTTTTTACCTTTTttttaaatactccctctgttttatgtgCAAGTCGTCAGGGCTGACATACTATTGAAGAATATATGAAGATAATGATAGGTAAAAAGAAGGCAGGTTTAACCAAAAGTTTGAAATGCTCCTTCTACTTCAAAATACCAAGTGTATTTACGATAAGTTGTTGATACAAAAGCATAACCGTAAACAAGTACCTTAAATATGAAACTGATAACATCAATTTTATGCCTCATGTTACTAGAGTAACTTTTGGTCAAACGTGTGTCCTAATGGAACCGAATAACTAAGTATTTTGAAACGGATGGAGTATGTATACACCGCAAAGGCATGAACCATCACCAACTTGGCATCATAATATGGGTGAGTGGTCAAATTGTAACTTCATTAACGTATCTACGGTGATCACTTCTAGATTGATTAATTTCGAATGGTAGAAATGCAAACTTTTAGCTCACCAGTCCAACTTCTAATTCAGATAAAATCACCAAAAAAAATATCACGGATACGCAAGTTGTGTATCATTCCATTGATAGATAGAAGGTGAAAAGGTTTACAAGGCAAGTTTGTAAAATCACCAATTTAACTCAAATGTATTGCACTCCCTCTGTCCCAACTAATATGGGATAGAGGGAGCACTTGGTGAAACTGGTGGTAGCATGGTTATTCCTTCCACATCTAAAACATTTAGAAGAACAATTCTTCAAGACAAGATAAAACACTAAGTGCAACATGAGTTATGTTTGCTTCTCACATTAGGTTCCGACAAAATGCAACCATGAGCGGGATGAAGCGGTGTAGGTCTAGCATGATGATGAAAAGTACTATGGACTAAGACGATGCTTAGGCCGACTCTAACCGGCTGACGCAAACGGACGCGGATTTGATCCGTTTTTGTCCGTTTGTGTCGGCTTGAGGTGCGGCACCCGGCCTCGTCCGCCCAAATCAGGCAGGTGCGCAATATCACACGCATTACAGATTATGACCCTGGCGCTTTGAAGTTGCGTCTATTTCCTTTCTCTCTGAGAGAAAAAGCAAAAGAATGGGTTCTAGCTTTACCTAGAGGCAGTATAACTTTTTGGGATGATTGCTGCAGCAAATTTTTATCTAAGTTTTGTCCACCTACAAAAATTATGCAACTTTGTTCTCAGATTACAGGTTTCAAGCAGGAAGAACGTGAGCCACTAGCACTTGTGTGGGATCGAATGAAAGAAGCCATAAGGAATTGTCCTAATCATGGAATGGAGGAATGGTTACTCCTTCATATGTTTTATAATGGTTTAAATCCTATGTCAAAAACTATGCTAGATACAGCTGCAGGAGGCAATCATGGAAAGCCCATAGATGATGTCAAGAAGCTACTTGATGACATGCAAGAGAGCCATACCCAATGGCATGTTGAAAGAAGTACCACCAAAAGGGTGAATGCCACTGAGGAAAACAATGCGGATTTGAAGTCAAACTTGATGAACTCATCTCTGTCATGAAAGGTAAAGAGGAGGTAAACGTGAATGCAATCGCTAACGAAGAAGTTAATGATGTGAATTTCGTTGCTCGCAATAACTACAATCCCAACTGGAAAAATAATGGGTATGCTCCTAGACTTTCTTATCGTAATAATAGTGGAGCATCAAACGATTTTAATGGAGCTACCAATAGCAATAGAAATACTCTTGAAGATACTCTGAAATTTTTTATTGCCAGTCAAACTGAGCAGAATGaaaacttcaaaaatattttgaagAACCATGATAA
Coding sequences within:
- the LOC123079489 gene encoding transcription factor HBP-1b(c1)-like; protein product: MESRRGGGGGPAAAAPAGDPRGPMPGFGAPQHTIPTDVNIMQPSRVADFGALAHSAGFRIEDLANFSTNNLFNLKPNTHAYTSEPLQFGNYGKSISPTDLATTAAAAAAVTAVDPQALLQQKGVQPNLVALRTHNNDNWGESSMADTSPRTDTSTDLDIDIDERNQMFEQGQLAAPTASDSSDKSRDKLDHKSLRRLAQNREAARKSRLRKKAYIQNLESSRLKLTQLEQELQRARQQGIFISSSGDQSQSAGGNGAVAFDMEYARWLEEHNKHINELRAAANAHAGDDDLRKIVDSIMSQYDEFFRLKGVAAKADVFHVLSGMWKTPAERCFMWLGGFRSSELLKLLAGQLEPLTEQQLTGICNLQQSSQQAEDALSQGMEALQQSLAETLASGSLGPAGSSGNVASYMGQMAMAMGKLGTLENFLRQADNLRLQTLQQMQRILTTRQSARALLAISDYFSRLRALSSLWLARPRE